The following proteins are encoded in a genomic region of Lachnospiraceae bacterium KM106-2:
- a CDS encoding putative CDP-alcohol phosphatidyltransferase has protein sequence MLVSTSFSIPFWIFYSCCVLSDCLDGFVARALHQQSSTGAKLDSIADMVFIFSIAMVLILHIKLPMWLLLCALFIALLRFISYEIGFIKYHTYASLHTYANKATGALLCMAPILYCLVGLSITGIILCVVAFVSSIEEIAIIATSKELNRDCKSLVVNMGKNKHVKK, from the coding sequence ATGCTGGTATCAACTTCATTTTCGATACCTTTTTGGATCTTCTATTCCTGTTGTGTCCTTAGTGATTGCTTGGATGGGTTTGTAGCCAGGGCATTACATCAGCAAAGCAGTACTGGTGCCAAACTGGACAGCATAGCAGATATGGTTTTCATATTTTCCATTGCTATGGTCTTGATCCTGCATATTAAATTACCAATGTGGTTGTTACTTTGTGCGCTTTTTATTGCATTATTGAGGTTTATCAGCTATGAAATTGGTTTTATTAAGTATCATACCTATGCCTCATTACACACCTATGCAAATAAGGCTACAGGGGCGCTGCTATGCATGGCTCCTATCTTATATTGTCTTGTAGGATTGAGCATTACGGGAATCATTCTTTGTGTAGTGGCATTCGTTTCATCGATTGAGGAAATCGCAATTATTGCAACGTCTAAGGAACTAAATCGTGATTGTAAGAGCCTAGTAGTGAATATGGGAAAGAACAAGCACGTCAAAAAGTGA
- a CDS encoding abortive infection protein, with protein MEKAHSDQNIRIVIQAIIFTFIGMILISNIINLLSRSGVTIFRNSAISNILLELTILAVQLMILRRYYKRAIIKELGLTIKEMSWSRITLFFAVGTGIVALSFVILMAVSIVHYEGTGFRLIGSKETFQLLFSRLVQMLVVAIAEETCFRGVIANHLDKRSGKTVAILGSTMIFTVFHCMVWQTVTQITDIFVLGLILGILFMRSGSLYDAIIFHFAIDFVTNLFGMEAGEGVIILSLGNGYREADITMYLFGVMTVLGVVACIALSLIRDRK; from the coding sequence ATGGAGAAAGCACATTCGGACCAGAATATTAGGATAGTGATACAAGCTATCATTTTTACTTTTATCGGCATGATTTTAATAAGCAATATCATAAATCTCTTAAGTAGAAGTGGAGTTACAATTTTTCGGAATAGCGCGATAAGTAACATTCTATTAGAACTTACAATTTTAGCGGTACAGTTAATGATTCTTAGAAGATATTATAAGAGAGCGATCATCAAAGAACTGGGACTTACCATAAAAGAGATGAGCTGGTCGCGGATTACACTTTTCTTTGCTGTAGGGACAGGTATTGTCGCCCTATCTTTTGTTATTTTAATGGCAGTAAGTATTGTTCACTATGAAGGGACGGGTTTTCGTCTAATAGGGAGTAAGGAGACATTTCAATTACTTTTTAGTAGATTGGTTCAAATGCTTGTTGTTGCCATTGCTGAAGAGACGTGTTTTCGTGGAGTGATTGCAAATCATCTGGATAAAAGAAGCGGAAAGACGGTAGCGATACTAGGAAGTACCATGATATTTACTGTTTTTCACTGTATGGTCTGGCAAACGGTTACTCAGATTACAGACATCTTTGTGTTGGGGCTTATATTAGGAATCCTATTTATGAGAAGTGGATCGCTTTATGATGCAATCATTTTTCATTTTGCAATCGATTTTGTAACAAATCTATTTGGCATGGAAGCTGGAGAAGGTGTTATCATCCTTAGCCTAGGCAATGGCTATCGTGAAGCGGATATAACCATGTATCTGTTTGGCGTAATGACCGTTTTGGGTGTTGTTGCTTGTATTGCGTTGAGCTTGATAAGAGATAGAAAGTAA
- a CDS encoding transcriptional regulator, TetR family has translation MSERNKGNTVSRQSQCWIEDALLQLMQREKYEEITIKEIAANAGLSRRSFYRNFNSKDQVIESYFSKIWKEYVEGIRKQQNLSLPNVAYVFFETMSRHIEFLELIQQQNLFGILLKATDIMILEPFYEMKGSNLQESKECIDYALAFSTGGFLRIMEKWIQDKPHKKPEAMAEIVAKFLAIASYQEIR, from the coding sequence ATGTCAGAACGGAATAAAGGTAATACAGTTTCCAGACAGTCTCAATGCTGGATAGAAGATGCACTGCTTCAGTTGATGCAGCGTGAAAAGTATGAGGAAATAACAATAAAAGAGATTGCAGCAAATGCAGGGCTTAGCAGACGAAGCTTTTATCGTAATTTCAATTCAAAGGATCAAGTGATCGAGAGTTATTTTTCAAAGATCTGGAAGGAATATGTTGAGGGAATACGAAAGCAACAGAACTTATCACTTCCTAATGTTGCTTATGTTTTCTTTGAAACGATGAGCCGGCATATAGAATTCTTAGAACTGATCCAGCAGCAGAATTTATTTGGGATTCTATTAAAAGCGACGGATATCATGATATTAGAACCATTTTATGAGATGAAGGGTTCTAACTTGCAGGAGTCAAAAGAGTGTATTGACTACGCATTAGCATTTAGTACGGGAGGATTTTTAAGGATAATGGAGAAGTGGATTCAAGATAAGCCGCATAAAAAACCAGAAGCCATGGCGGAAATAGTGGCGAAGTTTTTAGCAATTGCAAGTTATCAAGAGATTAGATAA
- a CDS encoding flagellar protein has protein sequence MDKLSENYIIADKKLFCKKCGAPMEYKYAGIYGCTECEYTFMDDFGKVKNYINLHGPTSGAIISDATGVSLEKINGFLRKGRVEIPEGSEFYIKCERCGTDIRYGRFCPECVRELAGKITVAFTADEIGEKPKHKQGGKMRFFHKYD, from the coding sequence TTGGATAAGTTATCAGAGAATTATATTATTGCAGATAAGAAATTATTCTGCAAAAAATGTGGTGCTCCAATGGAGTATAAATACGCAGGTATTTATGGTTGTACAGAATGTGAATACACATTTATGGACGACTTTGGGAAAGTAAAGAATTATATTAATTTACATGGGCCCACTTCAGGTGCGATCATTTCAGATGCAACGGGTGTTTCCTTAGAGAAGATTAATGGTTTCTTAAGAAAAGGAAGGGTAGAGATACCGGAAGGATCTGAATTTTATATCAAATGTGAACGTTGTGGAACAGATATACGCTATGGAAGATTCTGTCCTGAGTGTGTAAGAGAGCTGGCTGGTAAGATAACAGTAGCATTCACCGCTGATGAAATCGGGGAGAAACCAAAACATAAGCAAGGTGGAAAAATGCGATTCTTTCATAAATATGATTAA
- a CDS encoding dipicolinate synthase subunit B, with protein sequence MNLEGTTIGFALTGSFCTFSTVFKEMEVLSQTGAKIIPIFSNSAQTIDSRFGKSKDFVTRAKEITGTDPILTIGQAEPIGPKKLLDLLLIAPCTGNTTAKLANAITDTPVTMAAKAHMRNERPVVIALSSNDSLAMNMKNIGLLLNCHHIYFVPFGQDNFKSKPASLVAHMDLILPTIENALEGKQIQPIIKDF encoded by the coding sequence ATGAACCTAGAAGGAACGACCATAGGATTCGCTCTTACTGGTTCCTTTTGTACGTTTTCTACTGTATTTAAAGAGATGGAAGTCTTAAGCCAAACAGGTGCAAAGATTATTCCAATATTCTCAAATTCAGCACAGACGATCGATTCCAGATTCGGAAAATCGAAAGACTTTGTAACGCGAGCAAAAGAAATTACAGGAACTGATCCTATTTTAACTATCGGGCAAGCCGAACCGATTGGTCCTAAAAAATTATTAGATCTTCTTTTGATTGCACCTTGCACCGGTAATACAACCGCAAAACTTGCAAATGCCATCACTGATACTCCGGTTACTATGGCAGCAAAAGCTCATATGCGAAATGAACGCCCTGTTGTCATTGCATTATCATCCAATGATTCTCTTGCTATGAATATGAAAAATATCGGTTTATTATTAAACTGTCATCATATATATTTCGTGCCATTTGGTCAGGATAACTTCAAGAGTAAACCTGCTTCCCTTGTTGCTCATATGGATCTGATCCTTCCAACGATCGAAAACGCATTAGAAGGCAAGCAAATACAACCTATAATAAAAGACTTTTAG
- a CDS encoding dipicolinate synthase subunit A: MSYLYDFAVIGGDNRQLFLADLLSKKNVKTCYYGLNPCALPSRYIPCFFNQTITASASLEEAIRSSKYIICPTPFSKDQTYVTTATTLGIPVDHLLEYTACDQVIYGGAIPKDVCEKGKDKGITLVDIMKFEHVSMLNAIATAEGAICEAISHSIINLQGSQVLLLGFGKCGQILAKKLSALDAHVTVTVRKEDVVAQAKAYGYDSFLLANLKEKVNQYEFIFNTIPSLVLTKDVLANVNFETAIIDIASSPGGVDFNYTNDHCYNANLYLGLPGKMSPKSSAKILLDAILNDCKL; the protein is encoded by the coding sequence ATGTCGTATTTATATGATTTTGCAGTAATCGGCGGGGATAACCGCCAATTGTTTTTAGCAGACCTTTTATCTAAAAAGAATGTTAAAACTTGCTATTACGGCTTAAATCCATGTGCACTTCCTTCCAGATATATTCCATGTTTTTTCAATCAGACTATTACTGCAAGTGCATCATTAGAAGAAGCAATAAGATCATCAAAATACATCATTTGTCCGACTCCTTTTTCCAAGGATCAGACATATGTAACCACTGCTACTACGTTAGGCATACCTGTTGATCATCTTTTAGAATATACGGCGTGCGACCAAGTGATCTACGGCGGAGCCATTCCAAAAGATGTATGTGAAAAAGGAAAAGATAAAGGCATAACCTTAGTTGATATTATGAAATTTGAACATGTTTCCATGCTAAATGCGATTGCAACCGCAGAAGGTGCAATCTGCGAAGCCATTTCCCATAGCATCATCAATCTCCAAGGCAGTCAAGTACTATTGCTTGGATTCGGGAAATGCGGTCAAATACTCGCCAAAAAATTATCCGCTTTAGATGCTCATGTTACAGTCACCGTCCGCAAAGAGGACGTAGTAGCACAAGCAAAAGCCTATGGTTATGATAGCTTTCTACTAGCTAATTTGAAGGAAAAAGTGAATCAATATGAATTCATCTTTAACACAATTCCTTCCCTTGTATTAACGAAAGATGTCTTGGCTAATGTTAACTTTGAAACAGCCATTATTGATATCGCTTCAAGTCCTGGCGGTGTTGATTTCAACTACACCAATGATCATTGTTACAATGCAAATTTATACTTAGGATTACCTGGTAAAATGTCACCTAAATCATCTGCAAAAATCTTGTTAGATGCGATATTAAATGATTGTAAATTATAA
- a CDS encoding protein containing ChW-repeats and cell-adhesion domain has translation MKKLRTTKQKLFAALVTISFIALLIGIRSYVNADSTTFKMYYTNSSGGGQTELSDFNVMQEKLHIFVNPQGAIDASKPFYINWKTGNSNIIKVEADATSGGSTNVYGAWLEAVSPGTTAIQAEIHYGTEVYIVGANFTVCVDINNDVSDTTFFKKIYTEDTDLDATLVLDKEDPAKSSKQLTLRYGEPNEETVGWNSANEDVVKVDANGKVTAVGAGITTISAFARKGSSMVDQSSFNDKIKVIVLPKYKAEDTGDFTAYGGNTEFESKKGKDITVYTNAAHANELIWVVKDADGNEIVNTKSGLTSDLVTLDPSDTTGTCIVKAKAGQYKIYSYVKNVLDSTYDTFDSTKLVLTDSTPRKPMIDPATGSMKVYVYFNIDKGGKQIISPSIGDKYDLKINTNVADIDNNFKVTITGTASVGSFTDNVMDFVRKGSIGIDIKQLPTSTLLLDEDAIADGTDIGVNYRVTFNVGSDLVIQAPQVITVGGTTRLYSQSVTTDKSIEYVSKDPSIATVGKYSGIVTGVKVGTTTVIGTYVTDDGVTKIATWEIEVVTSATIKIDPVELELYSDETEKLFAKYSVSNPSAMNIKWSTTDKDVVDIVESDKTYATIKAGKPGTASIVLTNIENGDQAFCKVKVVTKLESIKLKDNERSVELGDTDEQNRYVMEYTLTPSEDVNPTLEWESSNTNVATVDENGVVTVVGGGETIITVRDKDTKTFDTCRFIVKQYVKELSLSVTERTISKDDAFDVIAITTPKDYLSDNEEFTWTELDDNNTVDIKPTDNYATITGKSGGTTTIEVRTKKNLVARLKVTVIENPKSIEVESSDVSIEVGKTTPINVKFTPETATERTLKYMTSDSKIASVSDDGIIKGEKPGSAIITIIPVSGTPTFCRVTVTQPPKGIKLNYSSKTVTKGKTFTLKATISPSDATNHSVTYKSLNSKIATVSKGGVVKGIKGGSTVITATDAAGHVAYCSVTVKEKITSIKLNKTSLRIGVKKTYKLKATVKSNNASNQKLKWSTSNKKIAKVSSSGKVTGVKKGYATITVKATDGTNAKATCKVRIVTAVSSIKLNKYSVKLIEGQTTKLKATVNPKKATYKGVTWKSSKTSVATVDSKGKVTSHKPGVATITAKAKDDSGKTAKCIVTVIKAVPSTAITLPMTDMTLIVGETDKLEANVQPSNTTDKVKWYSSSSSTVQVNKSTGKIYAKRAGRCTVTGVTNSGKSVTVNINVVGLSRTKLTMEQYDTHTITVIGDAENVVWEVGNIQVARVTNGTVSARKKGVTTVTAIVDGCRLNCKVIVNDIQD, from the coding sequence ATGAAAAAGTTAAGAACCACAAAACAGAAATTGTTTGCGGCCTTAGTTACGATTAGCTTCATAGCATTGTTAATCGGAATACGAAGCTATGTAAACGCGGATAGTACAACTTTTAAAATGTACTATACGAACAGTTCGGGAGGGGGACAAACCGAACTTAGTGATTTTAATGTAATGCAGGAAAAACTGCATATCTTCGTTAATCCACAAGGAGCGATCGATGCAAGTAAGCCTTTTTATATTAATTGGAAAACAGGCAATAGTAATATTATTAAAGTAGAAGCGGATGCAACATCTGGTGGTAGTACCAATGTATATGGTGCTTGGTTAGAAGCGGTTTCTCCGGGTACTACAGCAATTCAGGCAGAAATTCACTACGGTACTGAAGTTTACATTGTAGGTGCAAACTTTACTGTTTGTGTTGATATCAACAATGATGTTAGTGATACAACTTTCTTTAAAAAGATTTATACAGAAGATACGGATCTAGATGCTACGTTAGTGTTAGATAAAGAGGATCCGGCAAAGTCTTCGAAACAATTAACATTAAGATATGGTGAACCAAATGAAGAGACAGTTGGTTGGAATTCAGCAAATGAAGATGTTGTAAAAGTAGATGCGAATGGTAAAGTAACAGCAGTTGGCGCTGGTATCACAACAATTTCAGCTTTTGCCCGAAAGGGTTCAAGTATGGTGGATCAATCAAGTTTTAATGATAAAATTAAAGTAATTGTATTGCCGAAATACAAAGCAGAAGATACTGGTGATTTTACGGCTTATGGTGGTAATACAGAGTTTGAAAGCAAAAAGGGAAAAGATATTACCGTTTATACCAACGCAGCCCATGCAAATGAATTGATCTGGGTTGTTAAAGATGCAGATGGTAATGAAATTGTAAATACGAAATCTGGTCTTACATCAGATTTAGTAACCTTAGATCCTAGTGATACAACGGGTACCTGTATTGTGAAAGCGAAAGCAGGACAATATAAGATCTATTCCTATGTTAAAAATGTTTTGGATTCCACTTATGATACATTTGATTCTACTAAATTAGTACTTACTGATTCGACACCAAGAAAGCCAATGATTGATCCGGCAACTGGTTCGATGAAAGTATATGTATATTTTAATATAGATAAAGGTGGAAAACAGATCATATCTCCATCCATTGGTGATAAATATGATCTTAAAATAAATACAAATGTTGCCGATATCGATAACAACTTTAAAGTTACGATAACTGGAACAGCTTCGGTTGGAAGTTTTACGGATAACGTGATGGATTTTGTTCGAAAAGGTTCCATTGGAATCGATATTAAACAATTACCAACGAGTACGTTGTTATTGGATGAAGATGCAATCGCGGATGGTACAGATATTGGTGTTAACTACAGAGTAACCTTTAATGTAGGTTCGGATTTAGTAATCCAAGCGCCACAAGTAATAACGGTAGGCGGAACAACACGATTATATTCTCAGAGTGTTACAACAGATAAATCAATTGAATATGTATCAAAGGATCCTTCAATTGCAACTGTCGGAAAATATAGTGGTATCGTTACTGGTGTTAAAGTTGGTACAACAACGGTAATAGGTACTTATGTAACAGATGATGGTGTTACTAAAATTGCAACATGGGAGATTGAAGTTGTTACTTCAGCAACAATTAAGATCGATCCAGTAGAATTAGAATTATATTCAGATGAAACAGAAAAATTATTTGCCAAGTATTCGGTATCAAATCCAAGTGCAATGAACATCAAATGGTCTACAACAGATAAAGATGTCGTTGATATCGTAGAATCAGATAAAACGTATGCTACGATCAAAGCAGGAAAGCCGGGTACCGCAAGTATCGTCTTGACGAATATTGAAAATGGTGACCAAGCTTTCTGTAAGGTTAAAGTTGTTACTAAGTTAGAGTCAATTAAATTAAAAGATAATGAACGTAGTGTCGAGTTAGGGGATACGGATGAACAGAACCGCTATGTTATGGAATATACCTTAACACCAAGTGAAGATGTTAATCCTACTTTGGAATGGGAAAGTTCCAATACAAATGTTGCTACTGTTGATGAGAACGGTGTCGTAACTGTTGTTGGCGGTGGTGAAACGATCATCACAGTCCGTGATAAAGATACGAAGACATTTGATACTTGTCGATTCATCGTTAAACAGTATGTAAAGGAATTATCATTGTCGGTAACAGAACGTACAATCTCAAAGGATGATGCATTCGATGTTATCGCAATTACAACACCAAAAGATTATTTGTCTGATAATGAAGAGTTTACTTGGACAGAGTTAGATGATAATAATACAGTAGATATTAAGCCAACTGATAATTATGCAACGATCACAGGTAAATCTGGTGGTACAACTACAATTGAAGTTCGTACGAAGAAGAATCTTGTAGCGAGATTAAAAGTAACGGTTATTGAAAATCCAAAGAGTATTGAAGTTGAATCAAGTGATGTCTCAATTGAAGTAGGAAAGACAACACCGATCAATGTTAAATTCACTCCGGAGACGGCAACGGAACGTACGTTGAAATATATGACAAGTGACAGCAAGATCGCATCAGTATCTGATGATGGTATTATCAAAGGTGAAAAACCAGGATCTGCGATCATTACAATCATTCCGGTTTCAGGAACGCCAACTTTCTGTCGTGTAACCGTAACGCAGCCACCAAAAGGAATTAAGTTAAACTATTCCTCTAAAACAGTAACAAAAGGTAAGACATTCACATTAAAAGCAACGATTTCACCTTCTGATGCAACAAATCATTCTGTAACTTATAAGAGTTTGAATTCGAAGATCGCAACCGTATCCAAGGGCGGCGTTGTAAAAGGTATCAAAGGTGGTTCGACTGTAATTACGGCTACGGATGCAGCTGGTCATGTTGCTTACTGTAGTGTTACTGTAAAAGAGAAAATTACATCCATTAAACTAAACAAAACATCATTACGTATTGGTGTGAAGAAGACATATAAATTAAAAGCTACGGTTAAGAGTAACAATGCTTCTAATCAGAAGTTAAAATGGAGTACTAGTAATAAGAAGATTGCAAAAGTTAGTAGTTCCGGTAAGGTAACAGGTGTTAAAAAAGGTTACGCTACGATTACGGTTAAAGCAACGGACGGAACAAATGCAAAAGCAACATGTAAAGTAAGAATTGTAACAGCAGTTTCTTCTATTAAATTAAATAAATACAGCGTTAAATTAATTGAAGGACAAACAACAAAATTAAAAGCAACTGTTAATCCTAAGAAAGCAACTTATAAGGGCGTAACTTGGAAGAGCAGTAAGACAAGTGTAGCAACAGTAGATAGCAAAGGTAAGGTTACTAGCCATAAACCAGGTGTAGCAACAATTACGGCAAAGGCAAAAGATGATAGTGGTAAGACAGCAAAATGTATCGTAACAGTTATTAAGGCAGTACCTTCAACCGCAATTACATTGCCAATGACTGATATGACCTTGATCGTTGGTGAAACAGATAAATTAGAAGCAAATGTTCAGCCAAGTAATACAACAGATAAGGTTAAATGGTACAGTAGTAGTTCATCTACTGTTCAAGTAAATAAATCAACTGGTAAGATTTATGCAAAACGTGCCGGAAGATGTACGGTAACGGGTGTTACAAACAGTGGTAAGTCAGTAACTGTAAATATTAATGTAGTTGGACTTAGCAGAACAAAACTTACAATGGAACAATATGATACACATACAATCACCGTAATCGGAGATGCTGAAAACGTAGTATGGGAAGTTGGCAATATTCAAGTTGCCAGAGTCACTAATGGTACAGTATCTGCAAGAAAGAAAGGTGTTACTACAGTAACAGCGATCGTAGATGGATGTAGATTGAATTGTAAAGTCATTGTAAATGATATACAAGATTAA
- a CDS encoding DNA repair protein RecN produces MLLNLHVKNLAIIDEVDVYFTDHLNILTGETGAGKSIIIGSINIALGGKVNKDIIRKGADYALVELVFQIDDLHTIQKLKELDIEMEDNQLIVSRKIMNGRVVNKINGNIVPTATLRSVASFVIDIHGQHEHQSLLYKTKHLSILDRFAKNEILELKAEIRKYYQQYNNIKRELDSDDMTTDQRLRQMSFLEYEINEIENARLKKGEEEELFAQFKKMSNASEISENINGVYQLTSQSQDSVSENLSRSLRMLAKVDELDESLAGFKDQLIEIESLMNDFNRDLSSYQDEMQFDPSAYQEVDERLNLIHNLKAKYGNSFDEIQEYYAQAKAKLEKYQDYDCYVAKLNKEKERLEEILEEECSKLSEIRQKYALELKNKIVDALLDLNFLDVRFEVNFNRFDHFTENGFDDVEFLIATNIGEDLKPLAKVASGGELSRVMLALKSVLADNDAIDTLIFDEIDVGVSGRTAQKVSERLSFIAKDHQVLCITHLPQIAAMADSHYIIEKSATSDRTSTTIYRLDEEKSVSELARILGGAVITDAVIHNAKEMKELAAKTKLYSFEN; encoded by the coding sequence TTGTTATTAAATCTACATGTGAAGAATTTAGCGATTATCGATGAGGTTGATGTGTATTTTACAGATCATCTTAATATTTTAACTGGTGAAACAGGTGCCGGTAAATCTATAATCATCGGATCGATCAATATAGCGTTAGGTGGAAAAGTTAATAAGGATATCATTCGAAAGGGAGCGGATTATGCCCTTGTTGAACTGGTATTTCAGATTGATGATCTACATACGATTCAGAAATTGAAGGAACTTGATATTGAGATGGAGGACAATCAGCTCATCGTATCAAGAAAGATCATGAATGGTCGTGTTGTTAATAAAATTAATGGCAATATAGTGCCAACTGCTACCTTACGTTCCGTAGCATCTTTTGTAATTGATATTCATGGACAGCATGAGCATCAGTCCTTATTATATAAGACAAAACATTTAAGTATCTTAGATCGTTTTGCCAAAAATGAGATCCTGGAATTAAAAGCCGAGATTCGAAAATACTATCAACAATACAACAATATTAAACGAGAGTTGGATTCAGATGATATGACGACGGATCAAAGATTACGCCAGATGTCATTTTTAGAATATGAGATTAATGAGATTGAGAATGCCAGACTAAAAAAGGGTGAAGAGGAAGAATTATTTGCCCAGTTTAAGAAAATGTCAAATGCAAGTGAGATCTCAGAAAATATAAATGGAGTATACCAGCTGACTAGTCAATCGCAAGATTCCGTTAGTGAGAATTTAAGCCGTTCCCTTCGAATGCTGGCAAAAGTAGATGAATTAGATGAATCACTAGCCGGGTTTAAAGATCAGCTGATCGAAATAGAATCATTGATGAATGATTTTAATCGTGATCTTAGCAGTTATCAAGATGAGATGCAGTTTGACCCATCTGCTTATCAAGAAGTGGATGAACGACTTAATTTGATTCATAATCTAAAAGCTAAGTACGGAAATTCATTTGATGAGATTCAAGAATACTATGCGCAAGCTAAAGCAAAATTAGAGAAGTATCAGGATTATGATTGTTATGTTGCAAAACTAAACAAGGAAAAAGAGAGATTAGAAGAAATTCTTGAAGAGGAATGTAGCAAGTTGTCGGAAATTCGTCAGAAATATGCACTTGAATTAAAAAATAAAATCGTAGATGCCTTATTGGATCTGAATTTCTTAGATGTAAGATTTGAAGTTAATTTTAATCGTTTCGATCATTTTACGGAGAATGGTTTCGATGATGTGGAATTCTTGATTGCCACAAATATCGGTGAGGATCTGAAACCGCTAGCAAAAGTAGCATCCGGTGGTGAGTTATCTCGTGTTATGCTGGCATTAAAGTCAGTATTAGCAGATAACGATGCCATTGATACGTTGATTTTTGATGAAATTGATGTTGGTGTCAGCGGACGTACAGCACAGAAAGTTTCCGAACGACTATCTTTTATTGCGAAAGATCATCAAGTACTTTGTATTACTCATTTACCTCAGATCGCTGCAATGGCAGACAGTCATTACATTATTGAAAAATCTGCAACTTCCGATAGAACGTCAACGACAATTTACCGACTTGATGAAGAAAAGTCCGTTTCAGAACTAGCAAGAATTCTTGGAGGTGCGGTAATCACAGACGCAGTTATTCATAATGCCAAAGAGATGAAAGAATTGGCAGCAAAAACTAAGCTATATTCGTTTGAAAATTAA
- a CDS encoding stage IV sporulation protein B → MKKRVVYRVSLIVLLLIVLCGIVGFGYYKIDSQIPDTIHIVKNKKVKFNFSLPVQADLCEEDVSVIKLNNKKLNQNQVHIDFDSPFTIQSTKTGHYLLQLKLFGIFQYKTINVNVINDIKLIPGGSSIGIYIESKGILVLGTSTITGDDGLNYEPALNILQSGDYIESMNHVSLKNKEQFISMLQKNNEKPISLGIRRDEERLNVTIKPIKTVDGEYKIGTWIRDNTQGIGTLTYADCNGEFGALGHGITDVDTSQLMEIKDGTIYNSDVLEIVKGQNGAPGEIVGLIKTSEGNDLGEIQTNTNQGIFGRINKQNYDLNRSKALPIGLKQDIKIGKAKILCAVEGTIKEYEIEITDVEMNNKNLSKGLVIKITDKRLLSVTNGIVQGMSGSPIIQQGKIIGAVTHVFIQDSTKGYGTFIENMINTANTND, encoded by the coding sequence ATGAAAAAGAGAGTAGTATACCGAGTTAGTCTAATTGTGCTATTACTAATTGTACTTTGTGGTATAGTTGGTTTTGGATATTATAAGATCGATTCTCAAATTCCTGATACGATTCATATCGTAAAAAATAAAAAGGTTAAATTTAATTTTTCTTTACCAGTTCAGGCGGATTTGTGTGAAGAAGATGTCAGCGTAATTAAACTAAATAATAAGAAACTTAATCAGAACCAAGTACACATTGATTTTGATTCTCCATTTACCATCCAATCAACAAAGACAGGACATTATCTGCTGCAGTTAAAATTATTTGGAATCTTCCAGTATAAAACAATTAATGTAAATGTGATCAATGACATTAAATTGATCCCAGGGGGAAGCTCGATTGGAATTTATATTGAATCAAAAGGAATTCTTGTCCTTGGCACCAGTACGATCACTGGAGACGACGGATTGAACTATGAACCTGCGCTTAATATCTTACAATCAGGGGATTACATTGAAAGCATGAATCATGTATCCTTGAAGAATAAAGAGCAGTTTATCTCTATGTTACAAAAGAATAATGAAAAACCAATTTCGTTAGGAATCAGACGAGATGAAGAAAGACTAAATGTAACAATCAAACCTATCAAGACTGTTGATGGCGAATATAAAATAGGAACTTGGATCAGAGACAATACACAGGGAATTGGTACGTTAACTTATGCAGATTGTAATGGCGAATTTGGGGCATTAGGACATGGGATTACTGATGTAGATACAAGTCAGTTAATGGAAATTAAAGATGGTACAATATATAATTCAGATGTTCTTGAGATTGTAAAAGGCCAGAATGGGGCACCTGGAGAAATTGTCGGATTGATCAAGACAAGTGAGGGTAATGATCTTGGAGAAATCCAGACAAATACGAACCAAGGTATATTTGGGAGAATTAATAAACAAAATTATGATTTGAACCGTTCCAAGGCGCTTCCTATTGGACTAAAACAAGATATCAAAATTGGGAAAGCAAAGATACTTTGTGCAGTTGAAGGTACCATTAAAGAATATGAAATAGAAATAACAGATGTCGAAATGAATAATAAGAATTTAAGCAAAGGTCTTGTCATAAAAATTACTGACAAGAGGTTGTTATCTGTCACAAATGGAATTGTTCAGGGGATGAGTGGCAGTCCGATCATTCAGCAAGGCAAGATAATAGGTGCGGTTACGCATGTGTTTATACAAGACTCAACAAAAGGATATGGTACATTTATCGAAAATATGATAAATACTGCAAATACAAATGACTAA